From a region of the Sphingopyxis sp. YR583 genome:
- a CDS encoding TonB-dependent receptor plug domain-containing protein → MLKFAFRSSICLAAFAASSAASAEDASTAHAADGDSIIVTATRAPLTLDEIPSSVAVLDKAAIDRAQDIGVTELLLRTPGISISRNGGYGTSTSLRIRGAESDHSVVVIDGVKLNDPSSTGGGFNFTNLLAGDISRIEVLRGPQSILWGSQAIGGVVNVVTASPEKTLEGSFDLEAGSRQTVSARAAVGGRTGPLNWRIGGQRFTTDGISSHAKAFGGVERDGYRNTNLSGRAELALAENLSAEVRGYYSSGRVEFDGFNVDSNDYGLNKEFVGYAGLNVDLVDGRFRNRVAYAYTDTNRDNFNPDRARPQSFEADGKNKRWEYQGSFDVTNRITAIFGVENERSDFRSRSPSASLATPLPAFARGKAELTSVYGQLSVEPLDGLTLNGGVRYDDHDGYGGQTLFAAGGVWRLSTGTVLRASYGEGFKAPSLYQQYSEYGNLALNPEEAHGWEAGIEQQLFDRKLVFGAAWFERTTTNQIIYNSCSSTTTNPMCFVPGDPTTRRFGYYSNVARSEAHGVEATAALSLGGLKLDGNYSWIVAEDRSEGTANFGKWLPRRPRNTANASASYAFGFGLELGTAVRWSGKSYDNASNAQRLDDYTLVDLRAEYALSDAVKLFARAENIFDEQYMTAFRYGSLGRSVYAGIRGRF, encoded by the coding sequence ATGTTGAAATTTGCTTTCCGAAGTTCGATCTGCCTTGCCGCCTTCGCGGCCTCCTCCGCCGCGTCGGCCGAAGACGCGTCCACCGCGCATGCCGCCGACGGCGACAGCATCATCGTCACCGCGACACGCGCACCGCTGACGCTCGACGAGATACCCTCGTCGGTCGCGGTGCTCGATAAGGCGGCGATCGACCGCGCGCAGGATATCGGCGTCACCGAATTGCTGCTCCGCACACCGGGGATCAGCATCTCGCGCAACGGTGGTTACGGCACCTCGACCTCACTCCGCATCCGCGGCGCCGAATCCGACCATAGCGTCGTCGTTATCGACGGGGTGAAGCTCAACGATCCGTCGTCGACCGGCGGCGGCTTCAACTTCACCAACCTGCTCGCCGGCGATATTTCACGGATCGAGGTACTGCGCGGGCCGCAGTCGATCCTGTGGGGCAGCCAGGCGATCGGCGGCGTCGTGAATGTCGTCACCGCATCGCCCGAAAAGACCCTTGAGGGCAGCTTCGACCTTGAGGCCGGATCGCGTCAGACCGTGAGCGCGCGCGCTGCGGTCGGCGGACGCACCGGCCCCTTGAACTGGCGCATCGGCGGCCAGCGCTTCACCACCGACGGCATCTCATCACACGCCAAGGCGTTCGGCGGGGTTGAGCGCGACGGCTATCGCAACACCAATCTTTCGGGCCGCGCCGAACTGGCGCTCGCCGAGAATCTCAGCGCCGAGGTCCGTGGCTATTATTCGAGCGGCCGCGTCGAATTCGACGGCTTTAATGTCGACAGCAACGATTATGGGTTGAACAAGGAGTTCGTCGGCTATGCGGGGCTAAATGTCGACCTCGTCGACGGGCGCTTCCGCAACCGCGTCGCTTATGCCTATACCGACACCAACCGCGACAATTTCAACCCCGACCGCGCGCGCCCGCAAAGCTTCGAAGCCGACGGAAAGAACAAGCGCTGGGAATATCAGGGCAGCTTCGACGTCACCAATCGCATCACCGCGATCTTCGGGGTCGAGAATGAACGATCGGATTTCCGCAGCCGATCGCCGTCCGCATCGCTCGCCACGCCGCTCCCGGCATTTGCGCGCGGCAAGGCCGAACTGACCAGCGTTTACGGCCAGCTCAGCGTCGAGCCGCTGGACGGGCTGACGCTCAACGGCGGCGTGCGCTATGACGATCATGATGGTTATGGCGGGCAAACGCTGTTCGCCGCGGGCGGCGTGTGGCGCCTGTCGACCGGCACCGTGCTCCGCGCGAGCTATGGCGAAGGTTTCAAGGCGCCGTCGCTCTATCAGCAGTATAGCGAATATGGGAACCTCGCGCTGAATCCCGAGGAAGCGCATGGCTGGGAAGCCGGCATCGAACAGCAATTGTTCGACCGCAAGCTGGTGTTCGGCGCGGCCTGGTTCGAGCGCACGACGACGAACCAGATCATCTACAACAGCTGTTCGTCGACCACCACGAACCCGATGTGCTTTGTACCGGGCGACCCGACGACGCGGCGCTTCGGCTATTATTCGAACGTCGCGCGGAGCGAAGCCCACGGCGTCGAAGCCACCGCAGCGCTTTCCCTCGGCGGATTGAAGCTCGACGGAAATTATAGCTGGATCGTCGCCGAGGATCGGTCCGAAGGCACCGCCAATTTCGGCAAATGGCTGCCGCGCCGCCCGCGCAATACCGCCAATGCGTCGGCCAGCTATGCCTTCGGCTTCGGGCTCGAACTGGGTACCGCGGTGCGCTGGTCGGGCAAAAGCTATGACAATGCGAGCAATGCGCAGCGGCTCGACGATTATACCCTCGTCGACCTGCGCGCCGAATATGCGCTGTCGGATGCGGTGAAGCTGTTCGCGCGCGCCGAAAATATCTTCGATGAGCAATATATGACCGCCTTCCGCTATGGCTCGCTCGGCCGCAGCGTCTACGCCGGCATAAGGGGCCGCTTCTGA
- a CDS encoding S41 family peptidase — MGKSARSVAAVTLAALMLASCGGGGEGSLGSGGPVTVTPTPTPTPTPTPTCALASRQAFAKAVIDEWYLFPSDVASVSAASHGNVQSYIDALVAPARALNKDRFFTYITSIVEENAFYASGSSAGFGARLAYDAVNQRILIAEAYEGAPAFAAGIDRGTAIVAIGTNSGNLRTVASIVNAEGTAGLTNALGPNDPGVSRVLRITDASGTRDVTVAKADYSLDPVSDRYGAKIIAEGGRSYGYINLRTFISSADDQLKAAFADFRARGVTDIIVDFRYNGGGLVSTANLMGDLMGAGRAGQIFSQTQFRASKSAENDEHRFNPLSQSIAPTRIAFIGTGSTASASELVINSMLPWLGTDMTLVGSNTYGKPVGQIALDKAECDDRMRVVAFATANANGQRDYYDGLAPKIGNSCAANDDLSVPLGDPREASIRAAINFLSGTACTARIADASAGAAAMRRSAPIVAERAMLTPDRPSAAQRELPGLF, encoded by the coding sequence ATGGGCAAATCGGCACGGTCGGTCGCGGCTGTGACACTCGCAGCGCTGATGCTGGCATCGTGCGGTGGCGGGGGTGAAGGCAGCTTGGGCAGCGGCGGACCCGTCACGGTCACCCCGACGCCGACCCCGACCCCCACGCCAACCCCTACCTGCGCCCTCGCGTCGCGTCAGGCCTTTGCCAAGGCCGTGATCGACGAATGGTATCTGTTCCCGAGCGACGTCGCGAGCGTCAGCGCCGCGAGCCACGGCAATGTCCAGTCCTACATCGACGCGCTCGTCGCACCCGCACGCGCACTGAACAAGGACCGCTTCTTCACCTACATCACCTCGATCGTCGAAGAGAACGCCTTCTACGCCAGCGGATCAAGCGCGGGCTTTGGCGCTCGTCTGGCCTATGATGCGGTGAACCAGCGCATCCTTATCGCCGAAGCCTATGAAGGCGCTCCGGCCTTTGCCGCCGGGATCGACCGCGGGACGGCAATTGTCGCGATCGGGACGAACAGCGGCAATTTGCGCACCGTTGCCAGCATCGTGAACGCCGAAGGCACGGCGGGGCTGACCAATGCGCTCGGCCCCAACGATCCGGGGGTCAGCCGGGTGCTACGCATCACCGACGCCAGCGGCACGCGCGACGTCACGGTGGCGAAAGCCGACTATTCGCTCGACCCGGTTTCGGATCGCTATGGCGCCAAGATCATTGCGGAGGGAGGCCGCAGCTACGGCTATATCAACCTGCGCACCTTCATCTCGTCGGCCGACGACCAGCTGAAGGCGGCCTTTGCCGATTTTCGCGCGCGCGGCGTCACCGATATCATCGTCGATTTCCGCTATAATGGCGGCGGGCTCGTTTCGACCGCCAATCTGATGGGCGATCTGATGGGCGCCGGGCGCGCCGGGCAGATTTTCTCGCAGACGCAGTTCCGCGCCAGCAAATCGGCCGAGAATGACGAGCATCGCTTCAATCCGTTGAGCCAATCGATCGCACCGACACGGATAGCCTTCATCGGGACAGGGTCGACCGCGTCGGCGAGCGAGCTTGTGATCAATTCGATGCTGCCCTGGCTCGGTACCGATATGACACTCGTCGGCAGCAACACCTATGGCAAGCCCGTCGGCCAGATCGCCCTCGACAAGGCCGAGTGCGACGACCGCATGCGTGTTGTCGCCTTTGCAACGGCCAATGCGAATGGACAGCGCGATTATTATGACGGGCTCGCGCCCAAGATAGGCAATAGCTGCGCGGCGAACGACGATCTCAGCGTGCCGCTCGGCGATCCGCGCGAAGCATCGATCCGCGCCGCGATCAACTTCCTGTCGGGCACAGCCTGCACGGCGCGGATCGCCGACGCGAGCGCGGGCGCGGCGGCGATGCGTCGCAGCGCGCCGATCGTGGCCGAACGCGCGATGTTGACCCCCGACCGCCCGAGCGCAGCGCAGCGCGAACTGCCGGGCCTCTTCTGA
- the cobT gene encoding nicotinate-nucleotide--dimethylbenzimidazole phosphoribosyltransferase has translation MTSFPSVQVFEAALAELREPDADAKADARIRQGELTKPAGSLGRLEDMAIFFAGWQGKARPGIGRARAAIFAGNHGVTVHGVSAFPPSVTAQMVANFASGGAAINALSDAAGLELTVVALDLDRPTADFTAAPAMSTPECLDALNQGAAVVDTDLDLLILGEMGIGNSTAAAALCARSFAGGVAGWVGPGTGVDGHGVARKAEVIERALAFHADAPRSAFETLRRVGGREIVAIAGAILRARQLGVPVLLDGFICTSAIAPLASDNPAIVGHCIAGHCSAEPGHKRLLALLGLDPLLSLDMRLGEGSGAAVAANIVRSALAAHDGMATFAEAAVSASL, from the coding sequence ATGACCAGCTTTCCTTCCGTTCAGGTGTTTGAAGCCGCGCTCGCCGAGCTGCGCGAGCCCGACGCCGATGCCAAAGCCGACGCGCGGATCCGGCAGGGCGAACTGACCAAACCCGCCGGATCGCTCGGGCGGCTCGAGGATATGGCGATCTTTTTCGCAGGCTGGCAGGGCAAGGCGCGACCAGGGATTGGCCGCGCCCGCGCTGCTATCTTTGCGGGCAACCATGGCGTCACCGTCCATGGCGTCAGCGCCTTCCCGCCCAGCGTGACGGCACAGATGGTCGCAAATTTCGCAAGCGGCGGCGCCGCGATCAATGCCCTGTCCGACGCGGCAGGGCTTGAACTCACCGTCGTCGCGCTCGACCTCGACCGGCCAACCGCCGATTTCACCGCCGCCCCCGCGATGAGCACGCCCGAATGCCTCGACGCGCTCAACCAAGGCGCGGCCGTGGTCGACACCGACCTCGACCTCCTCATCCTCGGCGAAATGGGCATCGGCAATTCGACCGCCGCCGCTGCGCTGTGCGCGCGCAGCTTCGCCGGCGGCGTCGCGGGATGGGTCGGTCCCGGTACCGGTGTCGACGGCCACGGCGTCGCACGCAAGGCCGAGGTGATCGAACGCGCGCTCGCTTTTCATGCGGACGCGCCGCGTTCGGCGTTCGAGACGTTACGACGGGTCGGTGGGCGCGAGATCGTCGCGATCGCCGGCGCAATATTGCGCGCGCGCCAACTCGGCGTGCCGGTGCTGCTCGACGGTTTTATCTGCACCTCGGCGATCGCGCCGCTTGCGTCGGACAATCCCGCCATCGTCGGCCATTGCATCGCGGGCCATTGTTCGGCCGAACCGGGACACAAACGCCTGCTCGCATTGCTGGGGCTCGACCCACTCCTGTCGCTCGACATGCGGCTGGGCGAGGGCAGCGGCGCCGCGGTCGCGGCAAACATCGTCCGCAGCGCGCTCGCGGCGCATGATGGAATGGCGACCTTTGCCGAGGCGGCGGTTTCGGCATCGCTGTGA
- a CDS encoding DUF1636 domain-containing protein yields the protein MLTRVDPGPAVVVCNTCRHSREAQVDAAGVRGGARLVEAMRRLKEEGPRYAGIAVQEMACLFACQDHCTVHLRAPDKVGYVLGRFQGDEESARAILDYAVHYAASEHGRVAYSLWPDGVKGHFVTRTPPPGFVAE from the coding sequence ATGCTGACGCGCGTCGACCCGGGGCCCGCGGTGGTGGTATGCAACACATGCCGCCACAGCCGCGAGGCACAGGTCGACGCCGCTGGCGTGCGCGGCGGCGCGCGGCTCGTCGAGGCGATGCGGCGACTGAAGGAAGAGGGGCCGCGCTACGCCGGGATCGCGGTGCAGGAAATGGCGTGCCTCTTCGCTTGTCAGGATCATTGCACCGTCCACCTGCGCGCGCCGGACAAAGTGGGTTATGTACTCGGCCGCTTTCAGGGTGACGAGGAATCGGCGCGTGCGATCCTCGACTATGCGGTCCATTATGCCGCAAGCGAGCACGGCCGTGTCGCCTATTCGCTGTGGCCCGATGGCGTCAAAGGCCATTTCGTCACCCGCACTCCGCCCCCAGGATTTGTCGCCGAATGA
- a CDS encoding RlmE family RNA methyltransferase: MSGAGGKGGSGRGGLHVRVKTARKRSVSSTRWLQRQLNDPYVRRAQAEGYRSRAAYKLIELDEKFGFLKKSRAVVDLGITPGGWSQVVRKANPRARVAGIDLLHCEPIEGVEILEMDFMDDAAPDALIEALGSAPDLVISDMAANTVGHPQTDHLRTIGLAETAADFAVQNLLPGGAFVAKVFAGGADRELLTILKQNFTTVKHAKPPASRKGSPELYVIAQGFKGRSRNAGAE; encoded by the coding sequence ATGAGCGGCGCGGGCGGAAAGGGCGGCAGCGGCAGAGGCGGGCTGCACGTGCGCGTCAAGACCGCACGCAAGCGCAGCGTCTCGTCGACGCGCTGGCTGCAACGCCAGCTCAACGATCCCTATGTTCGCCGCGCGCAGGCCGAGGGATATCGCTCGCGCGCCGCATATAAGCTGATCGAACTCGACGAAAAATTCGGATTCCTCAAGAAATCGCGCGCGGTCGTCGATCTCGGCATCACACCGGGCGGCTGGTCGCAGGTCGTGCGCAAGGCGAACCCCCGCGCGCGCGTCGCGGGGATCGACCTTCTCCATTGCGAACCGATCGAGGGCGTCGAAATCCTCGAGATGGATTTCATGGACGATGCCGCGCCCGACGCGCTGATCGAAGCGCTGGGCAGCGCGCCCGATCTCGTCATTTCGGACATGGCCGCGAATACCGTAGGCCATCCCCAGACCGATCACCTACGCACCATCGGCCTCGCCGAGACCGCAGCCGATTTCGCGGTGCAGAATCTGCTGCCCGGCGGCGCGTTCGTCGCGAAAGTCTTTGCCGGCGGCGCCGACCGCGAGTTGCTGACGATCTTGAAGCAGAATTTCACGACGGTGAAGCACGCCAAACCGCCGGCCAGCCGCAAGGGGTCGCCGGAACTTTATGTCATCGCGCAGGGCTTCAAGGGCCGGAGCCGCAACGCGGGCGCAGAATAA